In bacterium, a single genomic region encodes these proteins:
- a CDS encoding ABC transporter ATP-binding protein: MILQVKDIDTYYGNSHILQEVSLEVEEARVVGLLGRNGVGKTTTLRTIMGLVPPRRGEILLQGVNIAGKPAYETARMGIAYVPDDRRIFSELTTYENMEIARRSGGRKTGPWSYQKIFQLFPILETYRDRKGSHLSGGEQKMLAIARGLIANPILLLLDEPSEGLAPLIVRNLAEVTLRIREEGVTVLLADQNFKFCRQVASVGYILEKGRIQYHASMEEIWQNEEVVSKYLVL; the protein is encoded by the coding sequence GTGATCCTTCAAGTCAAAGACATAGACACTTATTACGGTAACAGCCATATTCTCCAGGAAGTCTCCCTGGAGGTGGAAGAGGCGAGGGTCGTGGGTCTCTTGGGTCGAAACGGGGTTGGCAAGACCACAACGCTTCGCACCATAATGGGCCTGGTGCCTCCCCGCCGTGGCGAGATCCTTTTGCAGGGGGTAAACATAGCCGGGAAACCCGCCTATGAAACGGCCCGCATGGGGATAGCATATGTACCTGACGACCGCAGAATTTTCTCAGAGCTCACCACTTACGAAAACATGGAAATAGCACGAAGAAGCGGCGGCCGCAAAACGGGTCCCTGGAGTTACCAGAAGATCTTCCAGCTTTTTCCCATACTGGAAACCTACCGGGACAGGAAGGGAAGTCATTTGAGCGGTGGGGAGCAGAAGATGTTGGCCATAGCCAGGGGGTTAATAGCCAACCCGATTCTGCTGTTGCTGGATGAGCCATCCGAGGGTCTGGCTCCGCTCATTGTGCGAAATCTGGCAGAGGTCACCCTTCGCATAAGAGAGGAGGGAGTCACGGTTCTGTTGGCTGACCAGAACTTCAAATTCTGCCGACAGGTGGCCAGTGTTGGATATATTCTGGAGAAGGGTAGAATTCAGTATCATGCCAGCATGGAAGAAATCTGGCAGAACGAGGAAGTGGTCAGCAAGTACTTGGTGCTCTAA
- a CDS encoding iron-containing alcohol dehydrogenase, giving the protein MWAKVSMFRTTPRILMGPGAASRIGEEISRLGAKRVLVVTDQGILKAGLLERVVKPLKSFGIKILVFDGVEPDPRYELVEKCLEAAQGQRPHCVLGLGGGSALDIAKAASVMATNKGTICDYFGIELVPRPGLPLVLVPTTAGTGSEVTPIAILSDEQEKLKKGVVSSYLIPSLAILDPELTMGLPPSVTAATGMDALIHAIEAFTSLNATSMSDLLACRAMELLYHNIRTAFAQGTNLEARSKMLEGSLLAGMAFANAGVTAVHAFAYPIGAEFHIPHGIANSIMLTPVMEFNMLGAMERFAHMACIFQEKSAGLSTRALAHKAVEAMEQLRRDLRLPGNLGDFGVGTEDIPRLAAGVMKVTRLLANNPRSMTQRDAEEIYRKVL; this is encoded by the coding sequence ATGTGGGCAAAGGTATCCATGTTCAGGACAACGCCCAGAATCCTCATGGGCCCTGGGGCAGCAAGCCGAATAGGCGAGGAGATCTCCAGGCTGGGGGCCAAGAGGGTGTTGGTGGTCACAGATCAGGGCATCTTGAAGGCTGGCCTATTGGAAAGGGTGGTGAAACCCCTCAAATCTTTTGGAATCAAGATCCTGGTATTCGACGGGGTGGAGCCTGACCCCCGTTACGAACTGGTGGAAAAATGTCTGGAAGCTGCACAGGGTCAAAGACCGCATTGTGTCTTGGGCCTGGGAGGGGGAAGCGCCTTGGACATAGCCAAAGCCGCCTCGGTGATGGCAACCAACAAGGGCACCATCTGTGATTATTTCGGTATAGAGCTGGTTCCCAGGCCGGGTTTGCCCTTGGTCCTTGTGCCCACCACGGCCGGCACTGGCAGCGAGGTGACCCCCATTGCCATTCTTTCCGATGAACAGGAAAAGCTCAAGAAGGGGGTGGTGAGTTCCTACCTGATCCCATCATTGGCTATCCTGGATCCTGAACTGACTATGGGGCTGCCCCCTTCGGTCACGGCGGCCACAGGAATGGATGCACTTATCCACGCCATAGAGGCCTTCACTTCTTTGAACGCCACCTCCATGAGCGACCTTTTGGCCTGCCGAGCAATGGAGCTTCTCTACCACAACATCCGCACTGCCTTTGCCCAGGGCACCAATTTGGAAGCCAGGTCTAAGATGCTGGAGGGGAGCCTTCTTGCAGGCATGGCCTTTGCCAATGCCGGAGTCACAGCAGTTCACGCCTTTGCCTATCCAATAGGGGCTGAGTTCCATATTCCCCATGGGATAGCCAATTCAATAATGCTGACACCAGTAATGGAGTTCAACATGTTGGGGGCCATGGAACGCTTTGCCCACATGGCCTGCATCTTCCAGGAGAAGTCCGCTGGTTTGTCCACAAGGGCTTTGGCACATAAGGCCGTGGAGGCCATGGAGCAGCTAAGAAGAGATTTGCGTCTTCCGGGCAACCTGGGGGATTTTGGTGTGGGAACCGAAGACATTCCCAGACTGGCTGCAGGGGTGATGAAAGTGACCCGTCTCTTGGCCAACAACCCAAGGAGCATGACTCAGAGGGACGCCGAAGAAATCTACAGGAAGGTTCTCTGA
- a CDS encoding ABC transporter ATP-binding protein — MLLEAQTLEFRVGKTQILRKVNLGVEAGEVTGLLGRNGSGKSSILKNLIGLYRPTGGKVSFKGKDITQWPARKRVLEGLAYSPEDTRVFPELTVEENIRLGAWVLEGAGRVPQVTMDTALEIFPALKKLLSRNGTQLSGGEKKMVSIARALSLSPNLLLLDESFEGLAPLVVRHFIEAMKQIKEKGISILLAESNLRNASLVADRAYVVERGEVIFEGPPEKIQEDRKLMMIVGR; from the coding sequence ATGCTCCTGGAGGCGCAGACACTGGAGTTCCGGGTGGGCAAGACCCAGATCCTGAGAAAGGTGAACTTGGGTGTGGAGGCCGGTGAGGTTACCGGATTGCTGGGGAGAAACGGCTCTGGCAAGAGTTCCATTCTCAAGAATCTCATAGGGCTTTACAGGCCCACGGGGGGAAAAGTCAGCTTCAAAGGCAAGGACATCACACAATGGCCAGCCAGGAAGAGGGTCCTGGAAGGTCTGGCCTATTCCCCTGAGGACACAAGAGTGTTCCCTGAACTCACCGTGGAGGAGAACATAAGGCTGGGAGCCTGGGTGCTGGAAGGGGCGGGCAGAGTTCCTCAGGTAACCATGGACACGGCCCTGGAGATATTTCCAGCCTTGAAGAAGCTACTCTCCAGGAATGGGACTCAGCTAAGCGGAGGCGAAAAAAAGATGGTCTCCATTGCCAGAGCCTTGAGCTTGAGCCCCAATCTCCTTTTGCTGGATGAGTCCTTTGAAGGGCTAGCTCCTTTGGTGGTGAGACATTTCATAGAGGCCATGAAGCAGATAAAAGAAAAGGGAATATCCATACTGCTGGCGGAGTCCAACCTCCGTAACGCCTCCTTGGTGGCAGACAGGGCCTACGTGGTGGAGAGGGGGGAGGTCATTTTCGAGGGTCCTCCTGAGAAGATCCAGGAGGACAGAAAGCTCATGATGATAGTAGGAAGGTAA
- a CDS encoding ABC transporter ATP-binding protein, giving the protein MLQVTDLVKDFGRMRVINKASFEVREGEIVSLVGPNGAGKTTLVNLISGHIKPNKGKIEFLGRDITACAPHVRIRMGIARNFQITQLFQELSVLDNVRNCIFSIRGMSRRWLKPAGSYAEATESATRILEIFHIAHLENELPLNLSEGDRKVLDIAMAYALESRFLLLDEPTSGVATADKFKIMDTIIAAIDRSRMAAMIVEHDMDIVFDYTDRVLVLREGTIMADGRPQEVMEDTEVRATLFGIEE; this is encoded by the coding sequence ATGCTTCAGGTAACAGATCTGGTAAAGGACTTCGGAAGGATGAGGGTGATCAACAAGGCCTCTTTTGAGGTGAGGGAAGGCGAGATAGTCTCCTTGGTAGGGCCCAATGGTGCGGGCAAGACCACACTTGTAAATCTCATAAGCGGCCATATCAAGCCCAACAAGGGAAAAATCGAATTTCTGGGGCGCGACATCACTGCCTGTGCGCCCCATGTGAGAATCCGTATGGGCATAGCCCGCAATTTCCAGATCACTCAACTCTTTCAGGAGCTATCTGTACTGGACAATGTGCGCAACTGCATCTTCTCCATCCGAGGAATGAGCAGGAGGTGGCTTAAGCCTGCTGGCTCGTACGCAGAGGCCACAGAGTCGGCGACCCGCATCCTGGAGATCTTCCACATCGCACATTTGGAAAATGAACTGCCCTTGAACCTTTCCGAGGGGGACCGCAAGGTGCTCGACATTGCAATGGCCTATGCCTTGGAATCCAGGTTCCTGCTCTTGGACGAGCCCACAAGTGGAGTGGCCACAGCAGACAAGTTCAAGATCATGGATACCATAATAGCCGCCATAGATCGCAGCAGGATGGCGGCCATGATAGTGGAACATGACATGGACATAGTCTTTGACTACACGGACAGAGTACTGGTGCTCAGAGAAGGGACCATAATGGCCGATGGAAGACCCCAGGAAGTCATGGAAGACACGGAGGTCAGGGCAACCCTCTTTGGCATAGAGGAGTGA
- a CDS encoding branched-chain amino acid ABC transporter permease → MGIKGGIWVRGVAICAGVVLLVLLRWVLPSYQLILFETGLCFGIMGLGFNLLLRHTGLLSFGHGAYFAVGAYTVAIIGRYLPGLYRMEILLPGAVAASAVVAAIFGFVCVRHTRIFFSILTLALSMLVFALLVKLYYLTGGSDGIRAPIPSILGHSFQGMRRPQFLSGFYYHFLLAAFLVATALMYALIHSPFGKALQSVRDNEVRAEMIGIRVRQFRWMAFVISGMYCGLAGGLWSFVNGHVTPEVAHWVFSGEVVYMTLLGGFKTFAGPVVGAVLFTFLKLYAISGTEYWMLIIGVTLIGLVLLLPSGITGAMASWAARLRSLGTRKI, encoded by the coding sequence ATGGGGATCAAAGGAGGAATCTGGGTGCGTGGAGTGGCCATCTGTGCTGGGGTGGTCCTCTTGGTTTTGCTGCGCTGGGTTCTGCCATCATACCAGCTGATTCTTTTTGAGACAGGTCTATGCTTCGGCATAATGGGCCTGGGTTTCAATCTGCTTTTGCGCCACACAGGATTATTGTCCTTTGGTCACGGTGCGTACTTTGCAGTGGGGGCTTATACCGTGGCCATCATAGGCAGATACTTGCCAGGTCTTTACAGGATGGAGATCCTCTTGCCTGGGGCCGTGGCTGCCTCGGCTGTGGTGGCTGCCATATTTGGCTTCGTGTGCGTACGGCATACCCGAATCTTCTTCTCCATCCTGACCTTGGCTCTTTCCATGTTGGTCTTTGCTCTGCTGGTTAAGCTGTATTACCTCACGGGTGGTTCGGACGGGATCCGGGCACCCATACCGTCCATTTTGGGGCACAGCTTCCAGGGAATGCGAAGACCCCAGTTCCTGAGCGGTTTCTATTACCATTTTCTACTGGCTGCTTTCCTGGTGGCCACAGCGCTGATGTACGCGTTGATACACTCTCCCTTTGGGAAAGCGCTTCAGTCTGTTCGTGACAATGAGGTGAGGGCGGAGATGATAGGGATCCGGGTCAGGCAGTTCAGATGGATGGCCTTTGTGATCTCTGGTATGTACTGCGGTTTGGCCGGCGGGTTGTGGAGCTTTGTGAACGGACATGTTACCCCTGAGGTGGCCCACTGGGTTTTCTCAGGGGAGGTGGTGTACATGACTCTCTTGGGCGGATTCAAGACATTCGCAGGTCCTGTGGTGGGGGCCGTGCTTTTCACTTTTCTCAAGTTATACGCCATAAGCGGCACCGAGTATTGGATGCTAATCATCGGGGTGACGCTCATAGGATTGGTGCTGCTGTTGCCATCAGGCATAACAGGGGCCATGGCCTCCTGGGCTGCCCGGCTCAGGAGCTTGGGAACAAGGAAGATCTGA
- a CDS encoding branched-chain amino acid ABC transporter permease has protein sequence MGIVYVLNGLYFSAFLFLTSLGLSIILGVMGILNLAHGSLFALGAFMAAWVIGVCVNAGPTVGMIGGFVAAMLLAAAVGFVLENTIIRPMYRRPLEYQLLITFGALLVIEDLIKLTWGGEAYYASGPFDMMGRVNILGGEYPAYFLFVMGVTAACGLCIWLFMARTKLGIMLRAIAMDRDMAEAMGIPMRKLTILAFMLGASLAGLAGGLMVPTSPALLGIGMEPLIMAFIVVVIGGLGSLKGAVLGSLIVGQTRSFGVGFFPELEMPVLFLIAVLILVARPQGLFGRA, from the coding sequence ATGGGAATTGTATATGTTCTTAACGGGCTTTACTTCTCGGCATTTCTGTTCCTGACTTCCCTTGGTTTGAGCATCATATTGGGGGTCATGGGCATATTGAACCTGGCCCATGGCTCTCTTTTCGCCCTAGGAGCCTTCATGGCGGCCTGGGTGATAGGAGTCTGTGTAAATGCCGGGCCCACCGTAGGAATGATAGGCGGTTTTGTGGCAGCCATGCTCTTGGCCGCAGCAGTGGGTTTTGTGTTGGAAAACACCATAATCAGGCCCATGTACCGGCGTCCCCTGGAATATCAGCTTCTAATTACCTTCGGAGCCCTTTTGGTCATAGAGGACTTGATAAAGCTTACCTGGGGAGGGGAGGCTTACTACGCGTCGGGTCCCTTTGACATGATGGGAAGGGTAAACATCTTGGGAGGCGAGTATCCGGCTTATTTTTTATTTGTCATGGGGGTAACTGCGGCCTGCGGACTTTGTATATGGCTTTTTATGGCCAGAACCAAGTTGGGCATCATGCTCAGGGCCATAGCCATGGACAGGGACATGGCCGAGGCAATGGGTATTCCCATGCGTAAGCTGACCATACTGGCCTTCATGTTGGGAGCTTCCCTGGCTGGTCTGGCCGGCGGGCTCATGGTGCCCACCTCACCGGCTCTGCTGGGTATCGGCATGGAGCCTCTCATAATGGCCTTCATAGTCGTGGTCATCGGGGGTCTGGGGAGCCTCAAGGGAGCTGTACTGGGCTCATTGATAGTGGGTCAGACCCGTTCCTTTGGGGTCGGGTTTTTCCCGGAACTGGAAATGCCCGTGCTTTTCCTGATAGCAGTGTTGATTCTGGTGGCAAGGCCTCAGGGGCTTTTCGGAAGAGCCTGA
- a CDS encoding ABC transporter substrate-binding protein, which yields MAGGIKRREFLKGTSMGALGAGALSGVGLVSGAGAASKKEIPKGPVRIAAVSFLTGAAAAPFGIPGDNTFKMMADVYNQKGGILGRKIELKSYDEAGGADAQVKLARKLLMEDKVDVILGYISSGDCKAVLPLSDELGGLMVAYDCGSHELLEGEKSPFKYPKHGLGFRSAAHLGIDNIGMALMIKKYVPNVKKIAGINPDYAWGRESWRVFEVAMKKLFPTIEVGVTLWPALGSTDYTAHITTLMNSGADIVHSSLWGGDAVTFTKQALGMGLFQKTRMAYSRGEPYPQEIGAEFPEEQIICCAGTHYFLYPAHDRWPLNKWFVEEYYKRYNKYPTYPCYHAYQAFAVYKAAVEKASALVGGWPTPEEISAAMKGISVETPSGYLHIDQDHNGREDVLVGFSKKVEGYPFPILDPKRMEVFPAHMVNAPAGIRTEDWIQSWKV from the coding sequence ATGGCTGGTGGAATCAAGAGGAGGGAGTTCTTGAAGGGCACTTCAATGGGTGCATTGGGGGCTGGCGCCTTGTCCGGCGTTGGCCTAGTGTCAGGGGCTGGGGCAGCCTCAAAGAAGGAGATTCCCAAGGGGCCTGTGCGCATCGCAGCGGTCAGCTTCTTGACAGGGGCTGCGGCTGCGCCCTTTGGTATTCCGGGAGACAATACCTTCAAGATGATGGCTGATGTGTACAACCAGAAGGGAGGAATTCTGGGCAGAAAAATAGAACTCAAAAGCTATGATGAGGCCGGCGGGGCCGACGCCCAGGTGAAACTGGCCCGAAAGCTCCTCATGGAAGACAAAGTGGACGTGATCCTGGGTTACATCTCCTCGGGGGACTGCAAGGCTGTGCTGCCGCTTTCGGACGAGCTAGGAGGCCTCATGGTGGCATATGATTGCGGATCCCATGAATTGCTGGAGGGAGAAAAGAGCCCATTCAAGTATCCCAAGCATGGCCTGGGATTCAGAAGCGCCGCTCACCTGGGGATAGACAACATCGGGATGGCCTTGATGATCAAGAAGTATGTTCCCAATGTCAAAAAAATTGCCGGTATAAACCCCGATTATGCATGGGGAAGGGAGAGCTGGCGGGTATTCGAGGTGGCGATGAAAAAGCTTTTCCCCACCATAGAGGTGGGGGTGACTCTGTGGCCTGCTTTGGGAAGCACCGATTATACTGCTCACATCACCACCCTTATGAACTCCGGAGCCGACATCGTGCACTCCTCCCTGTGGGGCGGAGATGCGGTCACCTTTACCAAGCAGGCTCTGGGCATGGGGCTGTTCCAGAAGACCAGGATGGCCTACTCCAGAGGGGAGCCTTACCCCCAGGAGATCGGAGCTGAGTTCCCCGAAGAGCAGATCATTTGCTGTGCAGGCACCCATTATTTTCTTTATCCAGCCCACGACCGCTGGCCTCTAAACAAGTGGTTTGTGGAAGAGTACTACAAGCGCTACAACAAGTACCCCACCTATCCCTGTTATCATGCATACCAAGCCTTTGCAGTTTACAAGGCCGCAGTGGAAAAAGCCTCTGCTTTGGTAGGCGGATGGCCCACTCCAGAAGAAATATCCGCTGCCATGAAGGGCATCTCGGTGGAGACCCCATCGGGCTACCTCCACATAGATCAAGACCACAACGGGAGAGAAGACGTTCTGGTGGGTTTCTCCAAGAAGGTGGAGGGATATCCATTCCCGATCCTGGATCCCAAGAGAATGGAAGTGTTTCCTGCACACATGGTCAACGCCCCTGCCGGCATTCGCACAGAGGATTGGATCCAGAGCTGGAAGGTTTGA
- a CDS encoding ferritin family protein produces the protein MARNSKISQRAQLDAVKRAIMLEIHGLRFYEVAAQRCTNEVARELFKDLAQDEVRHRQELQRQFKHLLKGEKAEFTGEAPHKDLRFKDPVIGPDLKQRVEETWFDSAALSIGIMLEKKAMDYYRKRQLASTDKAVKELFGWLAEWEKAHLDRLMALERAMREEIWNEAQFWPLD, from the coding sequence ATGGCAAGAAACTCCAAGATCTCTCAGAGAGCTCAGCTGGATGCGGTAAAAAGGGCCATAATGCTGGAAATCCACGGCCTCAGATTCTACGAAGTGGCTGCCCAGAGGTGCACCAATGAGGTGGCCAGGGAGCTTTTCAAGGATCTAGCCCAGGATGAGGTACGCCACAGGCAGGAACTTCAAAGGCAGTTCAAGCATCTACTGAAGGGTGAAAAAGCGGAATTCACTGGGGAGGCTCCTCATAAGGACCTTAGATTCAAGGATCCGGTAATAGGGCCTGATCTGAAACAGAGGGTTGAGGAGACCTGGTTCGATTCAGCTGCCCTGTCCATCGGGATCATGCTGGAAAAGAAGGCCATGGATTACTACCGCAAGAGGCAACTGGCCTCCACAGACAAAGCCGTGAAAGAGCTCTTCGGATGGTTGGCCGAGTGGGAAAAGGCACATCTGGACCGCCTCATGGCCCTGGAGCGTGCCATGCGCGAGGAAATCTGGAATGAAGCGCAGTTCTGGCCTCTGGACTGA
- a CDS encoding enoyl-CoA hydratase/isomerase family protein → MYRTLILEEQEGIFTLTLNQPESRNALSYEMAQEFQRAIGEVARKEHARGLILTGAGPAFCAGGDYHSIISEFSKPAVELQPRLREFYSRFLGLVHLRIPTLAAVNGPAVGAGFSLALACDMRLASKDATFHANFVKIGVHPGMGATYFLPRLLGTSRALEILWAGKPLSAKQALALGIVSRLVEPGRLLSEAMSLLKEITAASSVVLELTKRSVYMGVENSLEDMLERESHAQALCGETIQMKEFLGRIKRMGGSTGNS, encoded by the coding sequence TTGTACAGAACTTTGATCCTGGAGGAACAAGAAGGCATTTTCACTCTGACTTTAAATCAACCCGAGAGTAGAAATGCCCTAAGTTACGAAATGGCCCAGGAGTTCCAGAGGGCCATAGGTGAGGTAGCCCGAAAGGAGCATGCAAGAGGCCTGATCTTGACCGGAGCTGGCCCAGCCTTTTGTGCTGGTGGGGATTACCACAGCATCATTTCAGAGTTTTCCAAACCTGCTGTGGAGCTACAGCCCAGGCTCAGAGAATTTTACTCCCGATTCCTGGGCTTGGTCCATCTTCGCATCCCAACTCTGGCGGCTGTAAACGGGCCAGCAGTAGGGGCAGGTTTCAGCCTGGCCTTGGCCTGCGACATGAGGCTGGCCAGCAAGGATGCCACATTTCATGCCAACTTTGTGAAGATAGGTGTCCATCCTGGAATGGGGGCCACCTATTTCCTGCCCAGGTTGTTGGGGACCTCCAGGGCTCTGGAGATCCTCTGGGCAGGAAAGCCCCTGAGCGCAAAGCAGGCTCTTGCCCTGGGTATAGTGAGCCGTTTGGTGGAGCCTGGGAGGCTTTTGAGCGAAGCCATGAGTTTGCTTAAAGAAATAACAGCCGCTTCCTCAGTTGTTCTGGAGCTTACAAAGCGCTCGGTCTATATGGGGGTGGAGAATTCTCTGGAGGACATGCTGGAGAGAGAATCTCATGCTCAAGCCCTCTGCGGAGAGACAATTCAGATGAAGGAATTCCTGGGCAGGATAAAGAGAATGGGAGGTTCCACAGGGAACTCTTGA
- a CDS encoding IMP cyclohydrolase has protein sequence MEELRKAYRTVMEDHFPQEFSINLGNEKLLFRKRTWKIMDPDLGEVIEKGLRYGENPGQEAALYEWVGGNLRLGNAQWLEPNKGLVSAISDEDLLQGGKHPGKINLTDVDRALQILRFLTKRPAAAIMKHNNPSGVAYGDTLCQAYERAFWADRIAAFGGALALNRVVDRSTAEAIASQYLEVVAAPEYEEDVLEILGRRKNLRIIRIPRMDRLEDYAKVRFLEFTSLLDGGLILQQSALNAILSPEDLKPAVAYYRGEEFRSSREPTRQELEDIVFGWAVEQGVTSNSVLFAKQGATVAIGTGEQDRVGVVEIAVFKAYTKFKDALSYKLHSIPYKLLEAEVASGKRERSSLEEIEHETLREKAGLKGSIMVSDAFFPFRDGVDVAIAHGVTAIAHPGGSERDYESIQACNEARPPVAMVFTGQRAFRH, from the coding sequence ATGGAGGAGCTTCGCAAAGCATACAGGACTGTGATGGAAGATCATTTTCCCCAGGAATTCAGCATCAACCTGGGAAATGAGAAGCTTTTGTTTCGCAAGCGAACCTGGAAGATCATGGATCCTGATCTGGGGGAGGTCATAGAAAAAGGGCTTCGCTACGGTGAGAATCCGGGCCAGGAAGCTGCCTTGTACGAGTGGGTGGGTGGCAACCTCAGGCTGGGTAATGCCCAGTGGCTGGAGCCCAACAAAGGACTTGTGAGCGCCATTTCCGACGAGGACCTGCTTCAAGGAGGCAAGCATCCCGGGAAGATCAATCTGACCGATGTGGACCGAGCCCTCCAGATACTGAGATTTCTGACCAAGAGACCTGCTGCAGCCATCATGAAGCACAACAACCCCTCAGGAGTGGCGTACGGAGACACTCTTTGCCAGGCCTATGAAAGAGCCTTCTGGGCCGACAGAATAGCGGCCTTCGGGGGGGCCTTGGCACTCAACAGAGTGGTGGATCGATCCACGGCTGAAGCCATAGCTTCCCAATACCTTGAAGTTGTGGCTGCACCTGAGTATGAAGAGGATGTGCTGGAAATCCTGGGGAGAAGGAAGAATCTCAGGATCATTCGCATACCCAGGATGGATCGGCTGGAGGATTACGCCAAGGTCAGGTTCTTGGAGTTTACCTCCTTGCTGGACGGAGGGCTCATTCTACAGCAGTCCGCCTTGAATGCTATCCTCTCCCCCGAGGATCTCAAGCCCGCAGTGGCCTATTACCGAGGGGAAGAGTTCAGATCAAGCCGGGAACCAACCAGGCAGGAACTTGAGGACATCGTATTCGGGTGGGCAGTGGAACAGGGGGTTACATCCAATTCGGTTCTTTTCGCCAAACAGGGGGCCACAGTGGCCATTGGAACAGGCGAACAGGACAGGGTAGGAGTGGTGGAGATAGCTGTTTTCAAAGCTTATACAAAGTTTAAAGATGCCCTCTCATACAAACTTCATTCAATACCCTACAAGCTCCTGGAGGCAGAGGTGGCTTCGGGGAAGAGGGAAAGGTCATCTTTGGAGGAGATAGAGCATGAAACCCTAAGAGAGAAGGCAGGGCTCAAAGGTTCAATAATGGTCTCGGACGCCTTTTTCCCCTTCAGGGATGGGGTGGATGTGGCCATTGCCCATGGTGTCACTGCCATAGCCCATCCTGGAGGATCAGAGAGGGACTACGAGTCCATTCAGGCCTGCAATGAGGCCCGGCCCCCAGTGGCCATGGTATTTACAGGCCAAAGGGCCTTTCGGCACTGA
- a CDS encoding CoA-binding protein translates to MEDSRLKEILETCRVIAVVGLSPKQDRPSYRVASYLQAQGYKIVPVNPGVQEILGEKAYASLLDIPEDIKVDIVDVFRRPQDVPPIAQETIERGAKVLWLQEGIVNEEAAQRAMEAGISVVQDRCMLKEHRRLLNP, encoded by the coding sequence ATGGAGGATTCAAGACTCAAGGAAATACTGGAAACATGCCGGGTCATAGCAGTTGTAGGCCTCTCCCCAAAGCAAGACAGGCCAAGCTATAGAGTGGCCTCTTACCTTCAGGCCCAGGGCTATAAAATAGTGCCTGTCAATCCAGGGGTGCAAGAGATTCTGGGTGAGAAGGCCTATGCTTCTTTGCTGGATATTCCTGAGGACATAAAGGTGGACATAGTGGATGTGTTCCGAAGGCCCCAGGATGTGCCTCCCATAGCGCAAGAGACCATAGAGCGGGGGGCAAAGGTTTTGTGGCTTCAAGAAGGCATTGTAAATGAAGAGGCTGCCCAAAGAGCAATGGAGGCAGGGATTTCGGTGGTACAGGACAGGTGCATGCTCAAGGAACACAGGAGGCTCCTGAATCCCTGA